The nucleotide window ATTCGGCATTACAGTATTATGGCggcataatttattattttcgctGCCGTAATAATTTTGCATTGCCTGATTCTATATTACGCCCTTATGTACACATCTGTTCCAGTTATATAAGCATTTTGTTTTCATGAATACGTGTAGAATTTCCATTCTTGTGAAGGACATATATATGGGACATTTCAATGATCAATTCACTGATTATTGAGTATAACTCACCAATATATTTATGTACGGTACATGCTGGAGTTCAGTTTCAgttaatgttataataataggAAGCGAGTAAAAAATGGCACGATACTCTGTAAAGTATTTGCTTTAAGGCTAACTTATTGTCTAATACAGAAACGATTAAAGCGGAGGAAAATGATTGAACGTCTAGGTAAcctttgattaaaatttaacgtAAAATGATTTGATAGCAACGTCAGTTGAGATAAAAGTCTGTTTCTTAATATTACGCCCTTGATGAATCCTAATTCAGTGACGCTATTATTACCTTTGTAACATTTGATGATATTACGatgaatcatttaatttttattcagtCTTATGCAGTAATAATTTACAACTGTTATCGAACATCATTTTATACAATAAGGTGAACTAGTTGATGTTTCGTATTTGTGGACctatatctcttttttttttgtatttaatttttaacttttttaaaattttagtattaaaaataattctactAATCAAACATGTTACGAACTATGCAAAAAGATATACGgtatattaacaaataataatagtagtaaatacattttaaattgAAGTAATGCCCTAATAACACTCTTGGTACTTGATATTGTTTTCAAAATGGTTGAAATTGATATCGTCCACGTAAGATGGTGacaaaaaacacaaaaaaaggTCAAAAACACAAGAAAAATAATGTGTAATGTACAGCTCTTGGAAGATTGAAAGCACTATTGGAAGCACCTTTGGaacataattttctaataaaacccaaatttttatactattaatGCACATCACTGATTTACAGTATGTAAGATAATGCAAAATCACAAAGAAAATCTTATGTTCTCgtaaaaatcacatgattgcCAATCATTTGGTTATTGTATCGATTAAAAAGTCCTGGCGTTACATTACATACATTACATGTTTTTCTTGTGgttttttttgtgataaatTTCAACAAACGGCTTAAATTAGATTTCTTAATAGTTTTTCATGATAACTGAAAATTAATTCAGTAAAAAACAGGTTGCGTTTTTCTCATGTGGTGAAGAATTGAAACCAAATTTATAGGTTACATTTCGCTTCTTCCCTAAAAATAGAACattctttgaaatatttgacacaaataataatagaatgttatttattaaattttgcttCCTTTTTAgtgaaattcattataatgcATGTATTGTACCACTGACAAAAAGGTTTTGCCGATTTTAATGTATGGCGTAAATATTGAGATTGACCGATCATTCctattttcatcaaaaaaaaaatatgatacaaAGGAGTTAGTTGTATAACGTAATTCCatctttattacatttttttactaGATTTAAATAAACGATTGTTTGATCcacttttttacatttttgaaGTACTTTAATTGtctatttttaaacaaatcaaaagacaatttatttgtttacatTCATATTCcacaaataattcaaatatccttcttttttcaatttaattttaacttgtTAGTACATGTTTTGATGATCATCAAGAGTCATTATCTTGACAAATTAGGACTTTTCCAATCAGATTTTACAAATACAAAATGAAAGAAGTTGGAATACAATTATGAAACAATCCGTTTTGTACTcacataatttgaaattttagaattacgATACTAGCCTTtcatactttataataatgcaATTTATTTCTGGtactgaaattaaatttaatttcttacatcaaaaaaaaaaaatgaataataaaaagttactatttcataaattatctTCCCGTACCTGACGAACTTTTTATCGTTATCTATTTTCATATACgttctaattataatataaaattgtaacTAAGACTTCGTAAATGCCGAGCACAATTATTGCTTGGTATCATGTCATGTGTTACTTACTATACATCATGAAGGAACTTGCAGAACCCTAATTGTAACGTTGTAAAATGAAACAGAATCGGGAATCAAGAAAATTGGCGTCAAATCTTTGCgaaaataagttattttaaataaaagctCCGTAACTCCGTCAAcacaacaaattatttttacacatatatactaattttagaCTTCATTCATTTAGTATTGTCTTCGAAAACATTCTTTTgagaatttctttatttacatttttttggtATTCATCGGCTCATTCATTTCGTTATAAATAACGCGTCAAATTCCCAACTTTACCTTCAGTTATTTCACGataatttcaaagaaaataacttttatttccAAACAATTCTAAAATTCTACAAATTTCCACGATTATTCAAAGAAACAACTTTttgttttcaaaaaaatcaaatatcaTCATGAAATTCTCTATCGTATTACTTGTACTCGCAATCTTGGCCTTCAGTACATTCGTTGCTTCTACGCCAGCTAAAGGTGACCCAAGTGATAGAGTACCATCAGTCGTCGATAATCAGAAAAGAGGAGATGGTATAAGTAGAGTACCATCAGTCGTCGATAATCAGAAAAGAGGAGATGGTATAAGTAGAGTACCATCAGTCAGCGACAATCAGAAAAGAGATGAAGTACCAACTACTATTTGGAAAAGAGGCGATCCAATCGATAGAGTACCACATTCCAGCAGTAATAAGAAAAGATCTTTGGTGGAAAGACAGAACAACAAGTGCCTATACGGATATCATTGGTGTTATGACAACTACGGTGGATGTTGCCCAAATTATTCCGTTTGCTCATATCCTAATAAATGCACTTCAAAATGTTAAACGATGTGCAGTTACCTCTACTCACAGTCTATTTTTTTGGAAGactaatttttgattttgttattggattattctaattattactatttagcttaagaatttttttatttttcattaatcatgtactttttttttatttcattaaattagttatatcatgtatttcttttattaaatgttactgattttattttgcaatacgatatgtattatttaaataaataaatttatttattttgtttatattatcatttaacggattgatcaaaatatttttataattagtttcttatataatgaattaaaaaaaaatactctaATTCTTTggaatataaagataaaataaatcgatatatatgataaattgTCAGTAACCTCGATTAATAACATTTTCATGAAATATTTTGGTGATTGAACCTTCAAGacaatttctataaaaaaaaagttaacaaAAAACATTAACTTATCTACcgatcaaattattttaaagcaacACGTAATAGACTTGAAATAACGTGTTACACGTTACgtagatatattttatttcagaaatttcaaatttattgcCATATATGTAAAAGTAATTCCTGTTTATTCATTTAGTATAAAGTCAatgatcattataataattgttgcTTAATGTGATTATTTGGTGCTATCCCAAATCTGACTTAAAATACTTTTCCGTGGGAGTAAACAATGATGATCAATATTAACCCGAACCTGGTCTATCACGTGATAACactgtaaaattttaaaggcCTGAATAAAAGTAGAagtgataaaaagaaattttaagcTAATGTTCATATCTTCATAAGAAACTacagaagaaaaaagaagagttggaccaaaaaaaaaaagaataaatcgATCTGCAAATTCACCTAATGAAAAGTCATGAAATCCCGTGTATGCCGATCCGTTTGCATACGAAGGTGATTAAATCCCATCAATAAAGacactaaaaataattaaatatcaaaaattaaaaataaccaaAGAAGGAAAATAACACCAAAGATCAAGGATCAAACGAAAATACCCAAGATAGAGCAAAAATAGACAATATTATCCAAAACTTACAAGCAAtcccaaaaaataaataacacgAAAAATAGAAGTTATTGTCCAAAGccgataataatattcttactTTGAGATATTTCAAGAAGAGTTGTTTCtaaattattctaaaaagaaatatatcgTAAAGAAcaacaagaaaataaatagaaaacgAAAATACATATTTCAAAAAACCAAGAACGCCAATTTAACTTTGCTCTATGATAAGGTCAACTGAACTCGtcgatgatttttttttttacggcgctaaaagatgaattttgtgagtataaaaattttgtttttgtaaCGAAGGTAAATTTTGCTAGTTATGCGCGATTTTGTAACACATCTAAATAAATGGTATGAAcgaaaaaagtaaattttagcaaatttgCAATTTGTGTGAAATGCCGGACTAATGAGGTCTagattaaaagtaaattacccataaattccataaattcATAAAAGTTACATGCTGATAATAAAACAGGTATCAGCAGGTATCCATCAATTTTGCAGCATCTGTTGGTGATTTTTATGTATGGCGTAAATAAGAGTTTCATAACGTCATATTAGGCAAATTTGATCTTTGTTGCATgcatatatttgttattattttttactagatttcaaattaattcaaaatttttcttttcttttcatatGACTATACTATCTTTAGTAAATGACAAACAATATGTAACTCCCTCCTTTTTTTTggcaaattaaaatttttatggaaaatttaattcagaattatttaactctttttaataCATTGTTTTGACGATCATGTTATAGAGTAGtctttattttaacaaatttggtgtaataataatgttaagaTCATCCAAtcagattttaaaattacagaaAATCGTTtatatttgcatattttactacaaattattttaccaattaaattttaatatttacggtAGTCGCACTCATGATTATGAACAAACTGAATTATTCGGACAACGTCCTCCGAGCATAAGAGTTCACGGAactttgatttataaaatacttatttttacaaataatgaaCGCCTATCATATTCGGGATGCATAAACTTGCTTTGACactacaatatataataacaacATAAAAGAACATAGATAACGATGTTATAATCAGATATGCAAAAAATTTCGTTCTCATCGGTTggtaatttttcataaaacaTTTGCTGGCATAGTCTAAAATGAAGTGTGTACAATGTGATTTTCaaacgaaatatttttaattaataaagggataaaataattggtaaaaataaatttatattgcttaaaatatttcgaataGTATTTAGAGTAATAAATCGTTTACTTtccttttaaagaaaaacgTAGTACTTGTAGATAAAAAGGTATGTTCTATCCGTTGTGATACGATTACGTTATGGCGTAAAAAATGTTGGAAGATAAAAAAGGTGTATGGTATTGTTTCGTAAAGTAAAAATCTGATCATGATACGATTGCGTATGGCGTAAAAAAGATCTATATGatactaattataataaagaagtaaaatcatttaaatgaaattacaaTTTTGGCTGTCATTCAAAGAATCGGGATATGGTATGTTTCCCGATCCGCTTTGTTTTGTAGAAACTCACATGGCCATACTGCCACGTAACCTAAATTCAACATGTTTTATTCAGATATGTAATATTGTTTTGAATTGACGGTTACTATATCACGGGGTCGTCTAAAGCCGTGTTCGATCATGTGACTtgacattttataaataagccatttttttatgaactaaGATTAATGTAAGTATGAAAGTTATAGAATAAGTGTATTTTGGCCTGCTTTACAAGTTTACTTAGCTGTTAGTGAAAAAAGCTGGTTTTAAACactgtttttgactttacatatgaATGAATAATCTTTGTCGATCATATCCAAAAATGGAtgacgaaaatgaaaaaattcaaataagtcAAAAACGGTGTTCAAAACCCCATGTTGCgcactaagtaaacttgcacaGCAGGCTAAAATACACATACTATGTGTAACTTGAAAGTTTTATGTATTGgcgaaaaagttttatttgtaaaaaataaatttttacaagtcACGTGATAGAACACGGCTTTAGACGACCCCTATATCacgtataaaaaattttatccgttatttctcgataaattccgtgatataagattattaattctGGAAATATGCCGGAATATTAAACGGGATCGACTTTTTTATAGAGGCACCATTCCATCCTTATAATCATTTTACAATCCAGAATctattaattatcttaataaaaagtttttatatttcgATTTTAAGAAACTAAATTCTATTCCTAGATCCtagaaaagatattattgttttgatcctttctttaaaaagatatattaaCCTCCGTTTTACAATCTTATCGCGGTAGAATGTTTGTCATTTTTGGCTGCAAGAAAtcataaatgatttaatattcattgtcaaattaatttatgtaaatttattaattgtaagaaaaataaaattactaaacaTCGCCTGGACGATCATCGCCTTTACCAGCATTAGGATGGAACTTGgggcagaattaaaaatatgaatgtAACTCCGCCCAAAATCCATCCTAATGCTGGTAAAGGCGATGTTTAGCAATACCCTTAGCCacattttgatatataaaagtttcagtctttttgtgatattttttttttaataagtgcAAATGTGAATAAATAGCTTAACTTACACATCAAgcttaattatttatcaataatttattttcgtatgttatcttttatatacGAAAGAAGATATTTGGAACCTATTTAAAGGATCATCACGTTAAATTGCAAATAGGGCAgaatcaaatttcaaaaaatttcttacgCATCTCGcgatattatataattaatctgGTTACTCCCAAAGTAACATTTTAGGtaccaaataaaaatagaacaaattttgttctttaacatataaattttattaatgtattattacaCCTGAATCTAAATAGATACCTACGAATTACAAAACATTGATTCATGGGAAACTATATTATTAGAGTTACTAGTAATCGCTTagtaaatggcgcagtaataaatgagaattaattaaaatttgaatcctttttaaatttcaaaacatGTTCagtattgaaaataaattgtattattGTGAAAGAGAATTTACGACATCATGTTCTAAATGTTAACATTATGATTATGTGAGTCGTTTCGTTACTggtatatattatatcttCATAATAAAGTAGGCATTCGTGAATTAATTTGGCATTCTGGATCCATTCTATAATATGATGCTAATATGTTTGATATTTTCTCTAGGCGACATATTTTAATCGtgtcaataaaattttaatttttaagcgTAATTACCGTACGCTTGCAAAATTACTATTTTGCGCATAATTTCGGCCAGGAAACATAATTTAGCATAAATCTGGCCAGAAGCTTATATTgaataatgtttaattttggAACTATAAggtatcttatttatttttaaaaacgtGAGCTTTTGATTTATCTGcgtttataatttaatttaactcCTCATAgttttaatgttaataatattatgaaaagaatattcttttcagtcgattttttttcttttttttttataaggtgCGATCGGCAgtccgtttttttttaaaaaaaaaattttgtaatttttaaattttaattacttgaCATATATGGATCATTTAAGACTAAGTAATTGTTCGTTGCAATGATTCTATTTTTCCTCTTTTACTTTTGAAATTCGACAATTGTTCTTTAAGATAACAGACAGATATTGTTAATGAAACATTTTCATgcatctaatatttttaattaattattaaaatatagtaaTGATATGCAATTCTTGAACAACATgccgcaaaaaaaaaaatatatataaatttggatCTTGTACTTCAAATTTCGGCTGACCAcgatatttcattatttattcatatatgGTTAGCAGACATTTATTTAAGGTTTCACCGGATTTTAAAGatgacaatattttttaatttaattcaaaaaaagaattatgtcTACGTAagatgtatataaaattagattGTGGTagtaaaatatgaaagaatatTAAGGGGCTATcggaactttaaaaaaattcatggatttttttttcctacgCATAAATACCGCTCCAATTAAACTTTGATCgaaaactatatttatttgtacgatgtaactcaaaaaatttttttagtacgGTTGTCTTGgcgattataattttttgtgcaTCGGAGTCATTACACcgtaaataaaacttttaatacaCAAGTAATATTTAGACAATAGACATAATACGAACAAATCAATAAAtgaatatcttaaaaaatttataatttatcccTTATTGTACTATGTAACattaacacaaaaaaaatgtgcttgtgaaaaaaaaaaaaaagataacacAAATCCTAagcattttttcatcaatgataaatattttagggAATGAAGaaatcttattttataaagaaaaatgattgGTTGCATCTGATCAAAAATGGGTGAGTTATAatgttacaataaataatgttagctaattatgtaaataaattcacataaataaaaaaaaggtttcacACAACCTTTTTATTACCTAAACATAAGTCAGTTTAAGAAGTTCATTTAATGATGGATTATTTTCTTGATTGTTATTGTCTGTGTCACTTAGATATAGGTTGAAATGACATTTTGAACTAATATGAACTAATATAGTTAATACATCTTTTTTTAGTacaattcgaaaaaaaaaaatcaaataaaaaaatttccaaaattaaattcttaaaatatctATCTACTATGAGATTAAACCATTTTAATGATACAATTTATGATTGATTGTCTTGTTTTTAATGACAAATTAGTAATAAGATACTGTAACACAAGCGTTTATGAAAATTTGCTAATAAAGTAAGTAAATCTATGAATTGACATTAGGAAAATCTCAAATAATTTAGAagtaatatacagtatatcgCGTTTGTTGcttcaatttaaaaatgtaagtCATATTAGTTACGATTACACAGGAATATTTATGCTTAGTACTTCACTTAAACGGTGAGATGTAATGTATTGTAACGTAGTAAAATGATGAAGATCTAAGGATCATGAATTCTTGGCATTAATCCCTTGTGAGAAAGACAGTAAATTCATAAACTTGCTATTTAATTTGAAACACCACCGTTATCAGATTACACAcaaagaaacttttttattacgCATACCAATTCGAGACTGTGTAAATATCTTTCATTCTATAAGTATTGTCTTTAAACTTTATGATGCATTTGTTTGGTATAATAACTGTACACAAAACTTCGCCTAGCTCATTCAGCTCTCCACTTATAAATACGCGTATTAAATTCCCTAGCTCcatattttatgataatttaactTTGATTTCCAAATAATATCAACATTATCAtgaacaaatttattttaatacttgTGCTCGCAGTCGTAGCCTTCAGTACAATCGCTTCTGCTACGCCAACTAATTGGAAAAGAGGCGTTACGTTTAGAGGAGCAACAATTCCTAAGGGCAAATCATCTTTGGAATCTTTGATTGAAAGACAGGTTCAATGTGATCTCGGATATTTTCAATGTTCTAATGGATGTTGTCCTGATTATACGTCTTGTATTAATGATCACCAATGCAACATTCCATGCACCACTAGTGATATACCTTGCGGTGATGGCTGCTGTTTCTCAACCGAAGTTTGCACAATCGATCCTAGCAATCTACCTTTGTGTTACAGTAATtaagtttatcaaaatttttatttttgagagtattttttaattcttagtaattattattcttatctAATTATCTTAagtaatttgtatttttttaaatatcaaaactattatataaaagacCTTGTTACAATATGTAcgttatttgaataaaaatatattttgtttattttgtttattttttattaactatcaCAGATTTATAAAGAgtatgaaaaataaatcaacAATAAACGTGTATTTAACGTCTAATAATGacacattcattttttttttgactttttatttcttatctAAATAAGAAAAGTGAATACtagaattatttcaaattcattttCGAATTTTCGatatatttagtatttttaggattatcatgaatattatacaattgattaataaatgtttttttttaaaccatgATTGcgaaaaacaaatttttatgtcAGTTTGTGATTTGTTAATCCCCTAAATTCCTTAGACTTGCATCAACATATTAaaacaagatatttttattccaAGAACGAtagtgttttattaatttttttttttcaaagaaaagaTTAGAATCGACATTCATCGATCAATCAATTAAGCGTTTACGCACtgtaataaatcaaatattttttcacattaaactataaaaataacaaaaacatATATAACGCTGTTAAGTCTCGGTGACAATAATAAGATTAGCAAATGtgattaattttcaattatccGTCTAGATAAAAACGTAATTACTTAGATTTTGatgaatatcaaaatataagtaaatttgatagttaataaatcaatttataataattttatgatgtaataTGTATCAATATTTTAGGTAATTAAgttacattaatattaatattttggcAACGCAAggtcataaaataattttttttaatttttacacaATGCTTTTACTGTGCTAGAGATCAAGCAATATGTTTACATTATCTCATCAGTAACTCATCACCAGAATTAAGTagtaataacaaaaataacagTAATAATTATTGAGTTTTTACATCCTTTTGGAATCTGGTGGTCTTAGATAGAGATGCGATCCGAAATCCGTCCATCCGTTAAATCCGGTCGTAAATTTTCAGATCCGGCGAACAGATATTGTACAATGCCGCAAATCATTAGCCCGTAATTTCTTTTCCTTAAAAAgccatttcttttttaacatcaTTGACATTAATTCAATTCTACTAATATCcaaatgatgaagaaaatttgtaaaatggagaaaaattagttaatctttgttcataataattaatgaaattttcatttgatttCTATAAATGATATgctttttcttatatatacaGGGACTGATTAAAAAACacagaacaaaaaaaacattacagaacaaaaaaacattgcaaaacaaaaaaaatattacagaacaaaaaaagaaaaattctcaaaCTCTAACAATATTTTGCAATGAAATATATTTCCTTGTTTATCGTTCTTATTTGTACCATCCATGGTTTGACAGTTCATGCATCGCCTCTCAAAGTGGGTAAgagattaattatttttatttataattttttatctttctatTTTCTCATGcatttaacattttcatttatagTTAGATCTAGTCACCTCATGAAACGTTGTACACCTGGTGGCTTCCGTGGAGATTGTAGTGCTGGACAACCATGTCAATTTAATGGGGATTGCATGATGGGTCTTTATTGTAATGGAATGATATGCATGATTTGAATTTTtgagttaaattattttaatattagtgaatgtattagttattttactttttcgctgtaaagaaattatatctatatttttttttaattaataaatatttctatcatACAAATATTGCATTCTTGACCTATACGATTTACTTTCTTGACTTGTGAATACAGTGACGATCAAAAGTAATGCATCgccaaaatgaaaaatgtaaaatgatgaTCATGATACAGTAGTGCGCCTTATTAATAACGAGTTTATTAGCTTTGAGATAAGAATGCCGAAAAGCCTGTATAATGTGTCAAGCTTTAATcgtacataatttttaataaatttgttgatcGTACTAACCATGAAATTCAATAGTTAGTTTGATGCCCAAATATAGCTTAAACTTttccagcatttttatattaagctTGAAGCTTGAAGCTTAAAGCATATACTTAAGTGTAGGCTTAAGCATAAGCTTAAATCAAGTATTGGCAATTAGTTTCTCTACGGATTGCaggttaatatatatatatttttttaagaaaattaaaaaaaaaacgtgattcttttcaaaaaaaatgacgaTCATGTATGTAATCATGTACGTAACAAAATGATAAGATAagcgtaattatttattaataacaagaTGAACTAAAAATTCCTGATGGTAAGttcttaattaattagtttgctttaaaaaaaaatcttatatttttagatggattttgaataatcatttaacaatgtttttttttatattttaaattattatcatatatttatttatttattattttatcttggATTATAtaaacactaagactagaTAGAGTAgtgttttacaaaattcttcgtttgtaatttaaataattttaataaatgtattcaaattattaaatgaccTCATGAAAGCTGAATATAACAAGATAATGTGCACACGTTctatctatattaaaaatttgtttttgattttttcaataacCTCTTgttaattccataaaatttattatatatatttgcatgatataataaaatacataattctcataataattaacaaaaaatttttattgtaaattactTGATGcatcaaaattctttttttataacataaaaGTAGGAACTTCAATTTTCTCAAACAGCCGCTTTAAGGTTAAGCTGTTTCAAGAAAAGGATCTTAAACGTACtagcattaataaaaaaaaatacaaaaaaaaaatagatcattataaagcaatttttattgtaaaaccgttttctatatttaacatataatttcataatatcaCTATATTTAAtgcttatataattaaaatacttgtatatatattagaaattccATAgctaaaatgaaaaaatatataaattaattaaaatgaatattgAGCTATTCTTGAAGAAAGTCTAATAATTTAGGTCTtctttattagagaattttgtCATCTCACTTTAATTATGAGTGGTAAAAAACGATTAATTAcataacatttctttttatgtatattaataaaattctattacaataaataattcactAATAATTGTGACTATGTTATTtcactaaatattaaattaata belongs to Rhizophagus irregularis chromosome 13, complete sequence and includes:
- a CDS encoding uncharacterized protein (SECRETED:cutsite_VHA-SP; SECRETED:prob_0.9356); SECRETED:SignalP(1-21), with translation MKYISLFIVLICTIHGLTVHASPLKVVRSSHLMKRCTPGGFRGDCSAGQPCQFNGDCMMGLYCNGMICMI
- a CDS encoding uncharacterized protein (SECRETED:cutsite_VAS-TP; SECRETED:prob_0.4342); SECRETED:SignalP(1-21), translating into MKFSIVLLVLAILAFSTFVASTPAKGDPSDRVPSVVDNQKRGDGISRVPSVVDNQKRGDGISRVPSVSDNQKRDEVPTTIWKRGDPIDRVPHSSSNKKRSLVERQNNKCLYGYHWCYDNYGGCCPNYSVCSYPNKCTSKC
- a CDS encoding uncharacterized protein (SECRETED:cutsite_ASA-TP; SECRETED:prob_0.8537); SECRETED:SignalP(1-21); translated protein: MNKFILILVLAVVAFSTIASATPTNWKRGVTFRGATIPKGKSSLESLIERQVQCDLGYFQCSNGCCPDYTSCINDHQCNIPCTTSDIPCGDGCCFSTEVCTIDPSNLPLCYSN